From the Chitinolyticbacter meiyuanensis genome, one window contains:
- a CDS encoding LysR family transcriptional regulator ArgP — translation MFDYKLLEALEMVARAGSFDGAAKRLHLTQSAVSQRIRLLEERFGAVLLVREAPVRPTAAGERLLAHVRQVRALEQALEAQVDGEAGWQTIRIGVNADSLAIGLIPALAAVLRQHRILLDCVVDDESYTLDLLKSGEVGGCISTQAQAVAGCEVVSLGALPYVFVATRAFAHHFFIAGVTKEALEQAPAAVYGQKQSLHRRWLRDLHGLEDGGYPCHAIPDSSALFAAACAGVAYAVVPRVQAIAALADEALVMLDVPPLPIPLYWHHAARQNNAATALTEAIQEFAARLLTA, via the coding sequence GTGTTCGATTACAAACTGCTCGAAGCGCTGGAAATGGTGGCGCGAGCCGGCAGCTTCGATGGGGCTGCCAAGCGCCTGCATCTGACGCAGTCCGCCGTGTCGCAGCGCATCCGCTTGCTGGAGGAGCGTTTCGGCGCAGTGTTGCTGGTGCGCGAGGCGCCGGTGCGGCCGACGGCAGCGGGCGAGCGCCTGCTGGCCCACGTGCGGCAGGTGAGGGCGCTGGAACAGGCACTGGAAGCGCAGGTGGACGGCGAGGCCGGCTGGCAGACCATCCGCATCGGCGTGAATGCCGACAGCCTGGCGATCGGGCTGATCCCGGCACTGGCGGCGGTGCTGCGCCAGCACCGCATCCTGCTCGATTGCGTGGTGGACGACGAGTCGTACACGCTCGATCTGCTGAAATCCGGCGAAGTCGGCGGCTGCATCAGCACGCAGGCCCAGGCCGTAGCCGGTTGCGAAGTGGTCTCGCTGGGTGCCTTGCCGTATGTCTTCGTCGCCACTCGCGCTTTTGCCCATCATTTCTTCATTGCCGGCGTCACCAAGGAGGCGCTGGAACAGGCGCCAGCCGCTGTCTACGGCCAGAAACAGAGCCTGCACCGGCGCTGGCTGCGCGATCTTCACGGCCTGGAGGATGGCGGCTATCCCTGCCATGCCATTCCCGATTCCAGCGCGCTGTTCGCCGCGGCCTGCGCGGGCGTCGCCTATGCGGTGGTGCCGCGGGTACAAGCCATCGCAGCGCTTGCCGACGAAGCACTGGTCATGCTCGATGTGCCGCCGCTACCCATCCCGTTGTACTGGCACCACGCAGCTCGGCAGAACAACGCCGCTACCGCGCTGACCGAGGCCATCCAGGAATTCGCTGCACGCCTGCTCACC
- the lysA gene encoding diaminopimelate decarboxylase, producing the protein MKSVNGPQLIAIAQQYGTPSWVYDAAVIRERISQLQQFDTIRFAQKACSNVHILKLMRAAGVKVDAVSLGEIERAVAAGYDAAGEHPGIVFTADLLDHATLARVVELGIPVNAGSPQMLQQLGEASPGHRVWLRINPGFGHGHSQKTNTGGEQSKHGIWHEHLAEAYALIERHGLDLVGLHMHIGSGVDYGHLAEVCNAMVEHVKASGRDIRAISAGGGLSIPYRVDGERIDTAHYFSLWDTARKQIEAYLGHSVHLEIEPGRFLVAESGKLIAEVRAKKDVGSNHFVLCDAGFNDLMRPAMYGSHHEVSVLDATGKPRSGSACPTVLAGPLCESGDVFTQEEGGVVAPRALPAAEIGDFVVFHDTGAYGASMSSNYNTRPLIPEVLVDSDAISLIRRRQTVAELLALEAL; encoded by the coding sequence ATGAAATCGGTCAACGGCCCGCAATTGATCGCCATCGCCCAGCAGTACGGCACCCCCAGCTGGGTCTACGACGCAGCGGTGATCCGCGAGCGTATCAGCCAGCTCCAGCAGTTCGATACCATCCGCTTCGCGCAGAAAGCCTGCTCCAACGTGCACATCCTCAAGCTGATGCGCGCCGCCGGGGTGAAGGTCGATGCCGTGTCGCTTGGCGAGATCGAGCGCGCGGTTGCGGCTGGCTACGACGCGGCAGGCGAGCATCCGGGCATCGTGTTCACGGCCGATCTGCTCGATCATGCCACGCTGGCCCGGGTGGTGGAACTTGGCATTCCGGTGAACGCCGGCAGCCCGCAGATGCTGCAGCAACTGGGCGAAGCCAGCCCCGGCCATCGTGTGTGGCTGCGCATCAACCCCGGGTTCGGCCACGGCCACAGCCAGAAGACCAATACCGGCGGCGAGCAGAGCAAGCACGGCATCTGGCACGAGCATTTGGCCGAGGCCTACGCCCTGATCGAGCGCCACGGGCTCGATCTGGTCGGGCTGCATATGCATATCGGCTCTGGCGTCGACTACGGGCATCTCGCCGAGGTGTGCAACGCCATGGTTGAGCATGTGAAGGCCAGCGGCCGCGATATCCGTGCCATCTCGGCCGGTGGCGGTTTGTCGATTCCCTACCGGGTCGATGGCGAGCGCATCGACACCGCGCACTACTTCAGCCTGTGGGATACGGCGCGCAAGCAGATCGAAGCGTACCTGGGCCATTCAGTGCACCTGGAGATCGAGCCCGGCCGTTTCCTTGTCGCCGAATCCGGCAAGCTGATCGCCGAGGTTCGCGCCAAGAAGGATGTCGGCAGCAATCACTTCGTGCTGTGCGACGCCGGCTTCAACGACCTGATGCGCCCGGCCATGTATGGCAGCCATCACGAGGTATCGGTACTGGATGCAACCGGCAAACCACGGAGCGGCTCAGCTTGCCCCACCGTGCTGGCCGGGCCGCTGTGCGAATCGGGCGATGTATTCACCCAGGAGGAAGGTGGCGTGGTGGCGCCACGCGCCCTGCCTGCAGCCGAGATCGGCGACTTCGTGGTGTTCCACGACACTGGCGCCTACGGCGCCAGCATGTCGAGCAACTACAACACCCGGCCGCTGATTCCCGAAGTACTGGTCGACAGCGATGCGATCAGCTTGATCCGTCGTCGCCAGACCGTGGCCGAACTGTTGGCGCTGGAAGCGCTTTAA
- a CDS encoding substrate-binding periplasmic protein, producing MNWKWCWAVSCAMLSAFCQAAPLTLTLQEYPPFMGEQLPAKGMLTEAVVRVFERAGYPVELQYVPNNRAIEAPRQGAVDGSFGWARTPERERDLMYTAPVMSLRMVFCQRVGAQVRWEALTDLTPYRIGTTLGNFYSSDFDRLVQSGKLHTDNAPSDVANLKKLLAGRIDLFPIDAEVGPYLMSRHLTAAQRARLTCPDKAYWSAPMHVVISRKRADGAAIVAAFDKALSQMQLSGELERLIAATRQRILAQPPAK from the coding sequence ATGAATTGGAAATGGTGCTGGGCGGTGTCGTGCGCAATGCTGTCGGCGTTTTGCCAAGCGGCACCACTTACACTCACCCTGCAGGAGTACCCGCCCTTCATGGGCGAGCAGCTGCCAGCCAAGGGCATGCTGACCGAGGCCGTGGTCCGCGTATTCGAGCGCGCGGGCTATCCGGTCGAGTTGCAGTATGTGCCCAACAACCGGGCCATCGAAGCGCCACGGCAAGGTGCAGTAGATGGCAGCTTCGGCTGGGCCAGGACACCGGAGCGCGAGCGTGATCTGATGTATACCGCGCCGGTGATGTCGTTGCGCATGGTGTTCTGCCAGCGCGTCGGCGCCCAAGTACGTTGGGAGGCGCTGACGGATCTGACGCCGTATCGCATTGGCACCACGCTGGGCAATTTCTATTCAAGCGATTTCGATCGCCTCGTGCAGTCCGGCAAACTGCATACCGACAATGCGCCGTCCGATGTGGCCAACCTGAAAAAGCTGCTGGCCGGGCGGATCGACCTTTTCCCCATCGATGCGGAAGTCGGCCCCTACCTGATGTCGCGCCATCTGACTGCTGCGCAACGCGCTCGGCTCACCTGCCCGGACAAGGCCTACTGGAGCGCGCCGATGCACGTGGTGATTTCGCGCAAGCGCGCCGATGGTGCCGCCATCGTGGCGGCGTTCGACAAGGCACTCTCGCAGATGCAACTGAGCGGCGAGCTGGAGCGGCTGATCGCGGCGACGCGCCAGCGCATCCTGGCGCAGCCGCCCGCGAAATAA
- a CDS encoding tyrosinase family protein: MLKTSTFHLAPIALALGYVFGIGAAQADPPVERVRYSFTEYLSDPQHVESLRRGVAEMKRRNSAPKDSAEYRTSWEYWAAMHGYYGTGSTSGTVEAAMAAAPAQYQPYYASLTNQTPPTSPPGLATEVWAKCQHYSRWFLPWHRMYLYYFERVLRQASGDPNLTLPYWDYINPLERKVPAAYGTQARSGVADNALFSPLRTAGLNEGTSQLNSGGSNPDGALSSGVFLTFSNTLESTPHGSTHCSIGFGCNAPYMGKVAVSGNDPLFFSHHANIDRLWDCWMQRYGAQSNPTDKAWLDKTFVFIDELGNRQTMSVKQIMGPDSPIDYRYSKTTNCSVNPLPPVPTPTPTPIPTPTVTPTPTVTPSPTPVLTPSPTPKPATPTPKPPTPTPVAPTPATPTPQPTLTPTPAPVPTPTPAGTARTASSSTAATSAATLAAPESKTTRPIRELGVAPSRNVQFTQRRSAFNLAEPAATTAKEQQQRKQPLRAPAQGANYVLVLEDYAVKGAPGVQFEIYLAPRGKPSLKIYAATLSFFGADEAMAAHAGHEMPPDNRRLPVSHAVQSLMDAGYDPRQLVVLVEASTGLTNDSDAAITKRFNSKSRVSVGRIRLEVEQ; the protein is encoded by the coding sequence ATGTTGAAAACCAGTACTTTCCACCTGGCACCCATTGCGCTGGCGTTGGGATATGTCTTTGGCATTGGCGCCGCGCAGGCGGACCCGCCGGTAGAACGCGTCCGCTATTCCTTTACCGAATATCTGTCCGACCCGCAGCATGTCGAATCGCTGCGCCGCGGCGTGGCCGAAATGAAACGGCGCAATAGCGCGCCCAAGGATTCGGCCGAATATCGCACCAGTTGGGAGTACTGGGCGGCGATGCACGGCTACTATGGCACCGGCTCCACTTCGGGAACGGTAGAGGCCGCGATGGCCGCGGCACCGGCTCAGTATCAACCCTATTATGCGTCGCTGACCAATCAGACTCCGCCGACGTCTCCGCCAGGCCTCGCGACTGAAGTGTGGGCCAAGTGCCAACACTATTCACGTTGGTTCCTGCCGTGGCACCGCATGTATCTCTACTATTTCGAGCGCGTGCTGCGGCAAGCATCCGGCGATCCGAACTTGACCCTGCCGTATTGGGACTACATCAATCCGCTGGAACGCAAGGTGCCTGCAGCCTATGGCACGCAGGCTCGTTCTGGCGTCGCGGACAACGCGCTGTTCAGTCCACTGCGTACCGCTGGCCTCAACGAAGGGACATCCCAGCTCAATAGTGGTGGTTCCAATCCGGATGGCGCATTGTCTTCCGGTGTATTCCTGACTTTTTCCAATACATTGGAAAGTACCCCTCACGGCTCCACGCATTGCTCGATTGGTTTCGGCTGCAACGCACCCTACATGGGCAAGGTGGCCGTGTCCGGGAACGACCCGCTTTTTTTCTCGCACCACGCCAATATTGATCGGTTGTGGGATTGCTGGATGCAGCGCTATGGGGCTCAGTCAAATCCGACCGACAAGGCCTGGCTCGATAAAACGTTTGTGTTTATCGACGAACTCGGCAATCGACAAACGATGTCGGTAAAGCAGATCATGGGGCCCGACTCCCCCATCGACTATCGGTACAGCAAGACGACCAATTGTTCGGTCAATCCTTTGCCGCCGGTGCCGACACCGACACCAACGCCCATTCCCACGCCGACGGTTACTCCAACGCCTACCGTCACCCCCAGCCCGACACCAGTCTTGACGCCGAGTCCGACACCGAAGCCGGCTACGCCCACCCCCAAACCGCCCACCCCAACTCCGGTTGCTCCGACGCCTGCGACTCCGACCCCGCAGCCAACCCTCACGCCAACGCCGGCCCCTGTCCCCACCCCGACGCCAGCAGGCACTGCGCGCACGGCGAGCAGCTCTACTGCGGCCACTAGCGCTGCCACGTTGGCTGCGCCCGAAAGCAAAACCACGCGGCCGATCCGTGAGCTCGGCGTTGCACCATCGCGCAATGTGCAGTTCACGCAACGGCGCAGCGCATTCAACCTGGCAGAACCGGCGGCCACCACTGCAAAGGAGCAACAGCAGCGCAAACAGCCACTGCGCGCACCGGCGCAAGGAGCCAACTACGTCCTGGTGCTGGAGGATTACGCAGTGAAGGGCGCACCGGGCGTGCAGTTCGAGATTTATCTCGCACCGCGCGGCAAACCTTCGCTGAAGATCTATGCCGCAACGCTGAGCTTCTTCGGCGCCGACGAAGCGATGGCGGCCCATGCCGGCCACGAGATGCCGCCGGACAATCGTCGCCTGCCGGTTTCGCACGCGGTCCAGTCGTTGATGGATGCCGGCTACGATCCGCGCCAGTTAGTGGTCCTGGTTGAAGCCTCCACGGGCCTGACCAACGACAGCGATGCCGCGATCACGAAGCGCTTCAATTCGAAGTCACGCGTTTCCGTCGGCCGCATTCGCCTGGAGGTGGAGCAGTAA
- a CDS encoding gamma-glutamylcyclotransferase family protein, with translation MQSQLVFVYGTLKRGGWNHRWLDGATCLGEAQTVALFSLYAHQYPFLVREPRYPVLGELYAIDDSTLSNLDTLEGHPDDYRREQIPVRDGHGTLHLVWAYLHSSPQGGLLANGCFIETDR, from the coding sequence ATGCAATCGCAACTGGTGTTCGTCTACGGCACGCTCAAGCGGGGCGGCTGGAACCATCGCTGGCTGGATGGCGCAACCTGCTTGGGTGAGGCACAGACCGTAGCGCTGTTCAGCCTTTACGCACATCAATATCCCTTTCTGGTGCGTGAACCGCGCTATCCGGTGCTCGGTGAGCTCTATGCGATCGACGACAGCACCTTGAGCAACCTCGACACCCTGGAAGGCCATCCTGACGACTACCGGCGCGAGCAGATCCCGGTTCGCGATGGGCACGGCACCCTCCATCTTGTCTGGGCGTACCTCCATTCCTCCCCGCAAGGCGGTTTGCTTGCGAACGGTTGTTTCATCGAAACCGACCGTTGA